One genomic segment of Centropristis striata isolate RG_2023a ecotype Rhode Island chromosome 13, C.striata_1.0, whole genome shotgun sequence includes these proteins:
- the rpl27 gene encoding large ribosomal subunit protein eL27: MGKFMKPGKVVMVLAGRYAGRKAVIVKNIDDGTTDRPYSHALVAGIDRYPRKVTTTMGKKKIAKRSKIKAFVKVFNYNHLMPTRYSVDIPLDKTVVNKDVFRDPALKRKARREAKVKFEERYKTGKNKWFFQKLRF; this comes from the exons ATGGGCAAGTTCATGAAGCCTGGGAAGGTGGTGATGGTCCTAGCTGGACGCTACGCCGGGCGCAAAGCCGTCATCGTCAAG AACATTGACGATGGCACAACCGACCGTCCTTACAGCCACGCTCTGGTCGCAGGCATCGACCGCTATCCCCGTAAAGTGACCACAACCATGGGCAAGAAGAAGATTGCCAAGAGGTCCAAGATCAAGGCTTTCGTCAAGGTGTTCAACTACAACCACCTCATGCCCACCAG ATACTCTGTGGATATTCCTCTGGACAAAACTGTTGTCAACAAGGATGTCTTCAGGGATCCTGCTCTCAAACGCAAAGCCAGGCGAGAGGCCAAGGTCAAGTTTGAGGAGAG gtacaagACGGGCAAGAACAAGTGGTTCTTCCAGAAGCTCAGATTCTAA
- the rundc1 gene encoding RUN domain-containing protein 1, which yields MSTEELSASDSEAAFATAGERWAPVGAVASPEDESGSGGAGQPKQRRSSSATEGEMAARMEKLEEEQELLNSSLLALTSHFAQVQFRLKQIVHAQSEEKERMLAELEEFAFRGCPHVVGCRAQDAKQLENSSEREKRERLEAQREKQKDLIFQLKTQLDDLERYAYQEGSYDSLPQSVVMERQKVIIDELIKKLDVNLNEDIGNLTPEELRQRVDAAIAQIVNPARVKEQLVDQLKTQIRDLEMFINFIQDEVGNPLLSDGAHSQQPQAAGSNARTPGGKKKVDPEQAQKMRETGLQLIQKALAVLQIFAASQFGCGPGHVPQNIWPQESGVQDYGPLLQRLEVAVDKVRVLSSSRQPSLEHVVNYTSNSALGPRDELTASVRKELAIALKDLLSHGLFSPSQTMSLVLAPISCLLPYRPAPQTMHPWELFVKYYHSKNGKAFVEAPARQLSQSFSLPVGGGPVTVTPKQSLLWAIHTVLKEHGRYKRGPDTEFKALVCMALNEQRLVSWLNLLCKSGTLIHPHYQSWSYMAQTGFEGALRILGRISHLKFNLPVDLAVRQLKNIKDAF from the exons ATGTCCACCGAGGAGCTGTCAGCCTCGGACAGCGAGGCTGCCTTCGCCACCGCCGGGGAGCGATGGGCACCGGTCGGCGCTGTGGCCAGCCCCGAGGATGAGAGCGGGAGCGGCGGCGCTGGCCAGCCGAAGCAGAGGCGCTCGTCCTCGGCCACAGAGGGGGAAATGGCCGCCCGGATGGAGAAGCTGGAAGAAGAGCAGGAGCTGCTGAACTCCTCTCTCCTCGCCCTCACCTCCCACTTTGCCCAGGTGCAGTTCCGACTGAAGCAGATAGTTCACGCCCAGAgcgaggagaaggagaggatgcTGGCCGAGCTGGAGGAGTTCGCCTTCAGGGGCTGCCCGCATGTGGTGGGCTGCCGGGCTCAGGATGCCAAGCAGCTGGAGAACTCG agtgagagagagaagagagagcgCCTGGAGGCTCAGCGGGAAAAACAGAAGGATCTAATTTTCCAACTGAAGACACAGCTGGATGATCTGGAGCGCTACGCCTATCAGGAGGGCAGCTATGACTCGCTGCCACAGTCTGTCGTCATGGAGAGGCAGAAG gtcATCATTGACGAGTTGATCAAAAAGCTGGATGTGAACCTGAACGAGGACATTGGGAATCTGACACCGGAGGAGCTGAGACAGAGAGTGGACGCTGCCATCGCTCAGATAGTGAACCCAGCAAGGGTGAAAGAGCAGCTGGTGGATCAGCTCAAAACCCAGATCAGAGACCTGGAGATGTTCATCAACTTCATTCAGG ATGAAGTGGGGAACCCTCTCCTTTCAGATGGGGCACACAGTCAGCAGCCACAAGCTGCAGGGAGCAACGCCAGAACTCCGGGTGGCAAAAAGAAAG TGGACCCAGAGCAGGCCCAGAAGATGCGAGAGACTGgcctgcagctgatccagaagGCGCTCGCCGTGCTGCAGATCTTTGCTGCGAGTCAGTTCGGCTGCGGGCCCGGCCACGTTCCCCAGAACATCTGGCCTCAGGAGTCAGGTGTGCAGGATTATGGGCCCCTGCTGCAGCGTCTGGAAGTGGCTGTGGACAAGGTGCGAGTGCTGAGCTCCAGCAGACAGCCGTCGCTGGAACACGTCGTCAACTACACAAGCAACTCTGCGCTGGGACCTCGAGACGAGCTGACTGCGTCGGTGAGGAAGGAGCTGGCGATCGCTCTGAAAGACTTGTTGTCCCACGGCCTCTTCTCCCCCTCTCAGACCATGAGCCTGGTGCTGGCACCCATCTCCTGCCTGCTGCCTTACAGACCAGCACCACAGACCATGCACCCGTGGGAACTCTTTGTTAAATACTACCACTCCAAAAACGGGAAGGCCTTTGTGGAGGCCCCAGCCCGCCAGCTGTCACAGTCCTTCAGCCTGCCTGTAGGGGGCGGCCCAGTCACAGTCACCCCTAAACAGTCTCTGCTGTGGGCAATCCACACCGTGCTGAAGGAGCATGGACGCTACAAACGAGGACCAGACACAGAGTTCAAAGCGCTGGTGTGCATGGCGCTCAACGAGCAACGGCTGGTGTCGTGGCTCAACCTGCTGTGTAAGTCTGGCACTCTCATACACCCGCACTACCAGTCCTGGAGCTACATGGCTCAGACCGGCTTTGAAGGAGCCCTGCGAATCCTGGGTCGCATCAGCCACCTCAAATTCAACCTCCCAGTGGACCTGGCTGTCCGGCAGCTGAAGAACATTAAGGATGCTTTCTGA
- the grna gene encoding granulin a isoform X2, producing MGNTAVLRATSAAQTAVPASKKEVVTTVLCGDQVSECPDDTTCCETPDGSWGCCPMPKAVCCEDKLHCCPEGNTCDIEHSKCISSSTKKPTPMWAKLPARIRANWENQKEDEPVTAQKVVDEGPKSPGVTTVNDVPCDDTSACPDNTTCCKTQEGGWACCPMPEAVCCEDFIHCCPKGTTCNVAAGSCDDDTCSVPWLKKIPTIPTRPISRARDVVCDSTKSCPDGSTCCKTTTGDWACCPLPEAVCCEDHEHCCPTGTTCDLAELTCNGASGSTPMKQKIPAFVTAAPTTVAETTATPGTTEDQTEENDTEKPTEEPKEDDDDDDDDDDDDDDDDDDDKTIQCDHTTTCPESATCCFMTLTKKYGCCPLPHAVCCADGDHCCPAGYKCDETKTSCIREELVIPWYTKIPATTSVQAEPSSVHCDGQNQCPEHTTCCQLSTGKWGCCPLPNAVCCTDKEHCCPQGYTCNMASNSCQKVIMLQLETIPLTPVYLLEHQTLRSPSKQRDVQCDEETSCPDGMTCCKVSATAWGCCPAPNAVCCSDMIHCCPQGQTCTDTGDCVQNTRLSWRDWHMVFANKKRALVV from the exons ATGGGAAACACTGCTGTCCTGAGGGCCACCAGTGCAGCGCAGACTGCCGTTCCTGCATCAAAAAA AGAGGTTGTGACTACAGTTCTGTGTGGTGACCAAGTGTCAGAGTGTCCAGATGACACCACCTGCTGTGAAACCCCAGACGGAAGTTGGGGGTGCTGCCCAATGCCAAAG GCCGTGTGCTGCGAAGACAAGCTGCACTGCTGCCCTGAAGGCAACACATGTGATATCGAACACTCCAAATGTATTTCCTCATCCACCAAAAAACCAACACCGATGTGGGCCAAACTGCCTGCACGCATCAGAGCAAACTGGGAAAACCAGAAAG AAGATGAACCAGTCACAGCACAGAAAGTTGTTGATGAAGGCCCAAAATCCCCTGGTGTCACCACAG TCAATGATGTCCCGTGTGACGACACTTCAGCCTGTCCAGATAACACCACATGCTGTAAAACCCAAGAGGGCGGCTGGGCTTGCTGTCCTATGCCAGAG GCTGTTTGCTGTGAGGATTTCATTCATTGCTGCCCAAAAGGTACGACGTGTAACGTGGCTGCTGGGAGCTGCGATGATGACACTTGCTCTGTGCCATGGCTCAAGAAGATCCCCACAATACCAACACGTCCCATCTCACGGGCGAGGGATGTTGTATGTGACTCCACCAAAAGCTGTCCTGATGGATCCACCTGCTGCAAGACCACTACAGGAGACTGGGCCTGCTGCCCTCTGCCTGAG GCGGTCTGTTGTGAAGACCACGAACACTGCTGCCCTACCGGCACCACCTGTGACCTGGCCGAGCTCACCTGTAATGGCGCCTCAGGCTCAACGCCCATGAAGCAGAAGATACCTGCGTTTGTCACGGCGGCTCCCACTACGGTTGCTGAGACAACCGCGACTCCAGGAACAACTGAAGACCAAACAGAAGAGAATGATACAGAGAAGCCGACAGAAGAACCTAAAGAGGACGACGAcgacgatgatgatgacgatgatgacgatgatgatgatgatgatgacgataaGACCATTCAGTGTGACCACACAACCACCTGCCCTGAGTCCGCCACCTGCTGCTTCATGACTTTGACTAAAAAGTATGGCTGCTGCCCGCTGCCACAT GCGGTGTGCTGTGCTGACGGGGACCATTGCTGTCCTGCTGGCTACAAGTGTGACGAAACCAAGACCTCGTGCATCAGAGAGGAACTGGTGATTCCCTGGTACACCAAGATTCCAGCCACCACCAGCGTCCAGGCCGAGCCCAGCTCTGTGCACTGCGACGGGCAGAATCAGTGTCCTGAACACACCACCTGCTGCCAGCTGTCCACGGGCAAGTGGGGCTGCTGCCCGCTGCCAAAT GCTGTGTGCTGCACAGATAAGGAGCACTGCTGCCCCCAGGGTTACACCTGCAACATGGCCTCAAACTCCTGCCAGAAGGTCATCATGCTGCAGCTGGAGACCATCCCGCTCACACCAGTGTATCTGCTCGAGCATCAAACCCTTCGCAGCCCCTCCAAGCAAAGAGACGTCCAGTGTGATGAAGAGACCAGCTGTCCAGATGGAATGACCTGCTGCAAAGTGTCTGCTACCGCATGGGGCTGCTGTCCGGCTCCTAAT GCGGTGTGCTGCAGTGACATGATACACTGCTGTCCTCAAGGCCAGACCTGCACTGACACTGGGGATTGCGTCCAGAACACCAGGCTCAGCTGGCGGGACTGGCACATGGTCTTCGCCAACAAGAAGAGAGCTCTAGTTGTGTGA
- the grna gene encoding granulin a isoform X1 — MQRWVVICVALLAVVGADECPDGGRCEDGQTCCSDPVNGYECCPLDKAECCGDHVHCCPEGTLCDMATSSCLNSSGSVPWVERISADQPGLSKSFRMIKAYTGEDDDNICPDQSRCPPEFSCLRALTKFGCCPLAKGVPCSDGKHCCPEGHQCSADCRSCIKKEVVTTVLCGDQVSECPDDTTCCETPDGSWGCCPMPKAVCCEDKLHCCPEGNTCDIEHSKCISSSTKKPTPMWAKLPARIRANWENQKEDEPVTAQKVVDEGPKSPGVTTVNDVPCDDTSACPDNTTCCKTQEGGWACCPMPEAVCCEDFIHCCPKGTTCNVAAGSCDDDTCSVPWLKKIPTIPTRPISRARDVVCDSTKSCPDGSTCCKTTTGDWACCPLPEAVCCEDHEHCCPTGTTCDLAELTCNGASGSTPMKQKIPAFVTAAPTTVAETTATPGTTEDQTEENDTEKPTEEPKEDDDDDDDDDDDDDDDDDDDKTIQCDHTTTCPESATCCFMTLTKKYGCCPLPHAVCCADGDHCCPAGYKCDETKTSCIREELVIPWYTKIPATTSVQAEPSSVHCDGQNQCPEHTTCCQLSTGKWGCCPLPNAVCCTDKEHCCPQGYTCNMASNSCQKVIMLQLETIPLTPVYLLEHQTLRSPSKQRDVQCDEETSCPDGMTCCKVSATAWGCCPAPNAVCCSDMIHCCPQGQTCTDTGDCVQNTRLSWRDWHMVFANKKRALVV, encoded by the exons ATGCAGAGGTGGGTTGTGATCTGTGTGGCCCTTCTGGCTGTGGTTGGTGCTGATGAGTGTCCAGATGGAGGGAGATGTGAAGACGGTCAAACCTGCTGCAGTGACCCGGTTAACGGCTATGAATGCTGCCCACTTGATAAG GCTGAGTGCTGTGGCGATCACGTGCACTGCTGTCCCGAAGGAACCCTCTGTGATATGGCCACATCCAGCTGTTTGAACTCCAGTGGGTCCGTCCCCTGGGTGGAAAGAATTTCTGCTGATCAGCCCGGTCTTTCTAAA TCCTTTAGGATGATCAAGGCGTACACGGGGGAGGATGACGACAACATCTGTCCTGATCAGTCGAGATGTCCACCTGAGTTTTCCTGTCTGAGGGCCTTGACAAAGTTTGGCTGCTGTCCCCTAGCTAAG GGTGTCCCCTGCTCTGATGGGAAACACTGCTGTCCTGAGGGCCACCAGTGCAGCGCAGACTGCCGTTCCTGCATCAAAAAAG AGGTTGTGACTACAGTTCTGTGTGGTGACCAAGTGTCAGAGTGTCCAGATGACACCACCTGCTGTGAAACCCCAGACGGAAGTTGGGGGTGCTGCCCAATGCCAAAG GCCGTGTGCTGCGAAGACAAGCTGCACTGCTGCCCTGAAGGCAACACATGTGATATCGAACACTCCAAATGTATTTCCTCATCCACCAAAAAACCAACACCGATGTGGGCCAAACTGCCTGCACGCATCAGAGCAAACTGGGAAAACCAGAAAG AAGATGAACCAGTCACAGCACAGAAAGTTGTTGATGAAGGCCCAAAATCCCCTGGTGTCACCACAG TCAATGATGTCCCGTGTGACGACACTTCAGCCTGTCCAGATAACACCACATGCTGTAAAACCCAAGAGGGCGGCTGGGCTTGCTGTCCTATGCCAGAG GCTGTTTGCTGTGAGGATTTCATTCATTGCTGCCCAAAAGGTACGACGTGTAACGTGGCTGCTGGGAGCTGCGATGATGACACTTGCTCTGTGCCATGGCTCAAGAAGATCCCCACAATACCAACACGTCCCATCTCACGGGCGAGGGATGTTGTATGTGACTCCACCAAAAGCTGTCCTGATGGATCCACCTGCTGCAAGACCACTACAGGAGACTGGGCCTGCTGCCCTCTGCCTGAG GCGGTCTGTTGTGAAGACCACGAACACTGCTGCCCTACCGGCACCACCTGTGACCTGGCCGAGCTCACCTGTAATGGCGCCTCAGGCTCAACGCCCATGAAGCAGAAGATACCTGCGTTTGTCACGGCGGCTCCCACTACGGTTGCTGAGACAACCGCGACTCCAGGAACAACTGAAGACCAAACAGAAGAGAATGATACAGAGAAGCCGACAGAAGAACCTAAAGAGGACGACGAcgacgatgatgatgacgatgatgacgatgatgatgatgatgatgacgataaGACCATTCAGTGTGACCACACAACCACCTGCCCTGAGTCCGCCACCTGCTGCTTCATGACTTTGACTAAAAAGTATGGCTGCTGCCCGCTGCCACAT GCGGTGTGCTGTGCTGACGGGGACCATTGCTGTCCTGCTGGCTACAAGTGTGACGAAACCAAGACCTCGTGCATCAGAGAGGAACTGGTGATTCCCTGGTACACCAAGATTCCAGCCACCACCAGCGTCCAGGCCGAGCCCAGCTCTGTGCACTGCGACGGGCAGAATCAGTGTCCTGAACACACCACCTGCTGCCAGCTGTCCACGGGCAAGTGGGGCTGCTGCCCGCTGCCAAAT GCTGTGTGCTGCACAGATAAGGAGCACTGCTGCCCCCAGGGTTACACCTGCAACATGGCCTCAAACTCCTGCCAGAAGGTCATCATGCTGCAGCTGGAGACCATCCCGCTCACACCAGTGTATCTGCTCGAGCATCAAACCCTTCGCAGCCCCTCCAAGCAAAGAGACGTCCAGTGTGATGAAGAGACCAGCTGTCCAGATGGAATGACCTGCTGCAAAGTGTCTGCTACCGCATGGGGCTGCTGTCCGGCTCCTAAT GCGGTGTGCTGCAGTGACATGATACACTGCTGTCCTCAAGGCCAGACCTGCACTGACACTGGGGATTGCGTCCAGAACACCAGGCTCAGCTGGCGGGACTGGCACATGGTCTTCGCCAACAAGAAGAGAGCTCTAGTTGTGTGA
- the slc25a39 gene encoding probable mitochondrial glutathione transporter SLC25A39 yields MGERAVSGSVAAISPVQQMLASGTGALLTSIFVTPLDVVKIRLQAQQTPFHQALASESTPWGGVIRPSKWKCFLYCNGLMDHIYVCQNGTSCTSWYKTPTHFSGTLDAFVKISRHEGLRSLWSGLPPTLVMAVPATVIYFTCYDQLRDFLRYGLGFQGSHVPLVAGGLARLGAVTVISPLELVRTKMQSRRLSYSELRVCIRSAVAQDGLLSLWRGWGPTVLRDVPFSALYWFNYELVKAQLCEQSQVTQANFSISFTAGAVSGAIAAILTLPFDVVKTRRQIQLGEMDTLGVSLKRTTSTWHIMKEIWAEMGYRGLFAGFMPRVIKVAPACAVMISSYEFGKTFFQKMNLDRERLGC; encoded by the exons ATGGGGGAGCGGGCTGTCAGCGGCTCCGTGGCGGCGATCTCTCCGGTGCAGCAGATGCTGGCCTCTGGCACTGGAGCCCTCctcacatctatttttg TCACACCGCTGGACGTTGTGAAGATCAGGCTGCAGGCTCAGCaaacacccttccaccaag CTTTAGCCAGTGAGTCGACTCCATGGGGTGGCGTTATCCGCCCATCCAAGT ggaaatgtttcctttattgtaACGGGCTGATGGATCACATCTATGTGTGTCAGAATGGAACCAGCTGCACCAGCTGGTACAAAACACCAACACACTTTAGTGGGACGCTA GATGCTTTTGTGAAAATCTCCCGACATGAAGGACTCAGGTCTCTGTGGAGTGGACTACCCCCAACACT ggttaTGGCAGTACCTGCCACTGTCATCTACTTCACCTGCTACGACCAGCTGCGGGACTTCCTGAGATACGGTCTGGGCTTCCAGGGCAGCCACGTCCCTCTTGTTGCTGGTGGTCTGGCCAGAT tgggGGCTGTGACGGTGATCAGCCCTCTGGAGCTGGTCCGGACTAAGATGCAGTCCCGCCGGCTGTCCTACAGCGAGCTGCGGGTGTGTATCCGCTCCGCTGTGGCTCAGGACGGGCTGCTGTCTCTGTGGAGGGGCTGGGGACCCACCGTCCTCAGAGACGTCCCCTTCTCCG cGCTGTACTGGTTTAACTATGAACTGGTGAAGGCCCAGCTGTGTGAACAGTCCCAAGTGACTCAGGCCAACTTCTCCATCAGCTTCACTGCAGGAGCCGTCTCTGGAGCT ATTGCGGCGATTCTGACGCTGCCTTTTGATGTTGTGAAGACACGGAGACAGATCCAGCTGGGCGAGATGGATACTCTGGGAG TTTCCTTAAAGAGAACCACGTCCACATGGCACATAATGAAGGAAATATGGGCAGAGATGGGCTACAGAGGCCTTTTTGCAG GTTTCATGCCCAGAGTGATCAAAGTGGCCCCGGCCTGTGCTGTCATGATCAGCAGCTATGAGTTTGGAAAGACCTTCTTCCAAAAGATGAACCTTGATCGAGAGCGACTGGGATGCTGA
- the rpl3 gene encoding 60S ribosomal protein L3: MSHRKFSAPRHGSLGFLPRKRSRRHRGKAKSFPKDDPSKPVHLTAFLGYKAGMTHIVREVDRPGSKVNKKEVVEAVTIVETPPMIVVGVVGYVNTPRGLRSFKTIFAEHVSDECKRRFYKNWYKSKKKAFTKYCKKWQDDEGKKQLEKDFASMKKYCQVVRIIAHTQMRLLPLRQKKAHLMEVQLNGGNISDKVDWAREKLEQSVPVNTVFTQDEMIDVIGITKGHGYKGVTSRWHTKKLPRKTHRGLRKVACIGAWHPARVAFSVARAGQKGYHHRTEINKKIYKIGQGYHTKDGKLVKNNASTEYDLSNKSINPLGGFVHYGDVTNDFVMVKGCVVGTKKRVLTLRKSLLVQSSRRALEKIDLKFIDTTSKFGHGRFQTVEEKKAFMGPLKKDRITKEETA, encoded by the exons ATG TCTCACCGAAAATTTTCGGCTCCGCGCCACGGATCCCTGGGCTTCTTGCCCCGCAAGAGGAGTCGTCGTCATCGTGGTAAGGCCAAGAGCTTCCCCAAGGATGACCCCAGCAAGCCCGTGCATTTGACTGCCTTCCTGGGCTACAAGGCCGGCATGACCCACATCGTCCGCGAGGTCGACAGACCTGGCTCAA AGGTGAACAAGAAGGAAGTGGTAGAGGCTGTGACCATTGTGGAGACACCTCCCATGATTGTGGTTGGAGTTGTGGGCTACGTCAACACCCCCCGCGGCCTGCGTTCCTTCAAGACCATCTTCGCTGAGCACGTCAGTGACGAGTGCAAGCGTCGGTTTTACAAGAACTG GTACAAGTCCAAGAAGAAGGCTTTCACCAAATACTGCAAGAAATGGCAGGATGATGAGGGCAAGAAGCAGCTGGAGAAGGACTTTGCTTCCATGAAGAAGTACTGCCAGGTCGTCCGCATCATTGCCCACACACAG ATGCGTCTGCTGCCCCTGAGGCAGAAGAAGGCTCATCTGATGGAGGTGCAGCTGAACGGAGGCAACATCTCTGACAAGGTGGACTGGGCTCGTGAGAAGCTGGAGCAGTCCGTGCCCGTCAACACAGTTTTCACTCAGGATGAGATGATCGACGTCATCGGTATCACCAAGGGTCACGGATACAAGG GTGTCACCAGCCGTTGGCACACAAAGAAGCTTCCTCGCAAGACCCATCGTGGTCTGCGTAAGGTAGCCTGTATCGGTGCCTGGCATCCTGCCCGTGTGGCCTTCTCCGTGGCCCGTGCCGGTCAGAAGGGTTACCATCACCGTACAGAGATCAACAAGAAGATCTACAAGATCGGCCAGGGCTACCACACCAAGGATGGAAAGCTGGTGAAGAACAACGCCTCCACAGAGTACGATCTGTCCAACAAGAGCATCAACCCCCTG ggTGGATTCGTCCACTACGGTGATGTGACCAATGACTTTGTCATGGTGAAGGGCTGTGTTGTGGGGACCAAGAAGAGGGTGCTGACTCTGCGCAAG TCTTTGCTCGTGCAGTCCAGCCGTCGTGCCTTGGAGAAGATCGACCTCAAGTTCATCGACACAACCTCCAAGTTCGGTCACGGCCGCTTCCAGACCGTGGAGGAGAAGAAGGCGTTCATG